One stretch of Lytechinus variegatus isolate NC3 chromosome 17, Lvar_3.0, whole genome shotgun sequence DNA includes these proteins:
- the LOC121431223 gene encoding plexin-B2-like, with protein sequence MARKSLYMMKALVLYLDLITYQSGSIQSAPLSSYLVSSFTSPDSDFNLPFNHIAINNITGDIYIGARERLYQLDSDLNLKQTVDTGKCSRGNEDYINDNKLLVVVITPQHYKLISCGGCGSDCQQMNLANISVDLGYLHNTYYVVTRDLPTVGVVALGADYEWNGMGNLNESFYLFTGITRRKYAYVDLISKRSLSDLQSHQYIPGHYVMPIHCENNFKNLISHNDYIYYFISRCEETYLGRICRDSPDRDFESYTEIELQCGHDGSQNIIQSAYIGPAGSQLAESMNINTTDDLLYAVFSSTPSSSLCVYKMIDVQQSFEDAILGCILGRSTGTENSFFSESICQKVVHGPLDYHLLYKPLLLLHYSIHTHISIKSSSMIK encoded by the exons ATGGCGCGGAAAAGCCTGTATATGATGAAAGCACTTGTGCTCTATCTGGATCTCATAACATACCAATCCGGATCAATCCAATCAGCTCCTCTCTCCTCCTACTTGGTATCTTCATTTACATCTCCTGATTCTGACTTCAACCTACCATTCAACCACATCGCCATCAACAACATCACAGGGGATATTTATATAGGAGCACGAGAGAGACTCTACCAACTTGACTCCGACCTGAACCTCAAACAGACTGTGGATACCGGAAAGTGTTCTCGTGGCAATGAAGactatattaatgataacaaacTCTTAGTAGTGGTGATAACTCCTCAGCACTATAAGCTGATTTCATGCGGTGGCTGTGGCAGTGATTGCCAGCAAATGAACTTGGCAAATATATCCGTTGATCTGGGATATTTACACAATACCTATTATGTTGTAACAAGAGACCTACCAACTGTGGGAGTCGTGGCTCTTGGTGCCGATTatgaatggaatggaatgggAAATCTAAATGAATCGTTTTACCTATTTACTGGAATCACTAGAAGAAAATATGCATATGTCGATCTCATATCTAAGCGTAGTCTGTCAGACTTGCAATCACATCAATATATACCTGGCCATTACGTCATGCCCATCCATTGTGAGAATAATTTTAAAAACCTTATTTCACACAatgattatatttattatttcatatcaagATGTGAGGAAACTTATTTAGGACGTATTTGTCGTGATTCACCCGACCGAGACTTTGAATCGTACACGGAAATAGAGCTGCAGTGTGGACATGATGGATCTCAGAATATTATTCAATCAGCTTACATTGGACCAGCAGGATCCCAGTTAGCTGAATCGATGAACATCAACACCACGGATGACTTATTGTATGCAGTATTCTCATCTACACCTTCGTCTTCTCTTTGTGTTTATAAAATGATCGATGTCCAGCAGAGTTTCGAAGATGCTATCTTAGGTTGCATTCTAGGAAGGAGCACTGGCACTGAGAATAGCTTCTTTTCTGAAAGTATATGTCAGAAG GTCGTTCATGGTCCCCTTGATTATCATCTCCTGTATAAACCGCTACTTCTCCTTCACTACAGTATTCACACTCATATCTCCATCAAATCTAGCTCCATGATCAAATGA